In Anthonomus grandis grandis chromosome 5, icAntGran1.3, whole genome shotgun sequence, the following are encoded in one genomic region:
- the LOC126736918 gene encoding biogenesis of lysosome-related organelles complex 1 subunit 6-like, translating to MSFNDQNPYEIPGRILSLGIVKTFEPPLKSTRKQLTEVTAKQNELIEKLHGENLSIAKVQHSRELQEMLAKVKTYHAKLCNIKKDIRGLHEKGVKLKKRALKLKELKEKEPVEEVIITKPTNIIPKCL from the exons ATGTCTTTTAA CGATCAAAACCCTTATGAAATACCGGGACGAATTTTAAGCTTGGGAATAGTAAAGACGTTCGAGCCTCCCCTAAAAAGTACCCGCAAACAATTAACAGAAGTCAC GGCCAAACAGAATGAACTTATCGAGAAGCTGCATGGGGAGAATTTGAGCATAGCGAAAGTACAACACTCCCGAGAGTTACAAGAGATGTTAGCCAAAGTGAAGACTTATCATGctaaattatgtaatattaaaaaggaTATTAGGGGATTGCACGAAAAAGGAGTAAAATTAAAG AAACGAGCGTTAAAACTGAAGGAGCTAAAAGAAAAAGAACCTGTGGAAGAAGTCATTATAACCAAACCTACAAATATCATTCCGAAGTGCttataa